A part of Aegilops tauschii subsp. strangulata cultivar AL8/78 chromosome 2, Aet v6.0, whole genome shotgun sequence genomic DNA contains:
- the LOC109786012 gene encoding crossover junction endonuclease EME1, whose amino-acid sequence MAPQAPVVEIIDDDDDDDDDGVGVAASPPALLSGRRCRATPPTAAAGDSPDFLGAFSPSPPAPKRRATPSTAAALDSPDWLGAFSPSPPAPKRRAAPSPAAALDSLDFLDAFTPSPTVPKRRAPASATPIVLDDDTPPPPGRHPSPTPILLLDDTPPSPFVPEIPDIAVAGTPPSYSTPRSSGPSSVPGSSSTGRAHDSGASCPISLDSDDELDDFGTIEPLAKLILPCGNSSLQDEDDGNMEENAPPIKERKGRKRLNKEEKDKMIEEKKRQREEKRLQKEANKIQQAEKKKSAKEKAEWGSGKRALEFIVAKIDSKVIETGSIGGALLTMFSEKNLNFQMESNPIRGSILWKMVSQSDQEPSLEPYILFVLQAEEFCDLISSGKFFNHVLEARSHYPTFTICYVTHKLTKYIYDREQSQYNNSDSSNRWKRPPVEQVLSKLVTHYDRVHSKDCTNEVQVAEHVVGLTTSLAKCKFRKPLSWLSVNANGVTIPKGFVDKGQLKKNAWFMSLLAIPKVQPRFALAIWKKYSTMRSLLKVYMDPNKSNREKELLLQDLKCEDCLGEESRKVGPVCSRRVYRMLMAENGEMEAEEAVKS is encoded by the exons ATGGCGCCCCAGGCCCCGGTCGTGGAGATcatcgacgacgacgacgacgacgacgacgacggcgtcGGCGTGGCCGCCTCCCCTCCCGCGCTCCTCTCGGGCAGGCGGTGCCGCGCCACTCCCCCGACCGCGGCAGCCGGCGACTCCCCGGACTTCCTCGGGGCCTTCTCCCCCTCCCCGCCGGCCCCGAAGCGGCGCGCCACTCCCTCGACCGCGGCGGCCCTCGACTCCCCGGACTGGCTCGGGGCCTTCTCCCCCTCCCCGCCCGCCCCGAAGAGGCGCGCCGCTCCCTCGCCCGCGGCGGCCCTCGACTCTCTCGACTTCCTCGACGCCTTCACCCCCTCCCCGACCGTCCCGAAGCGGCGCGCCCCCGCGTCCGCGACCCCGATCGTCCTCGACGACGACACCCCTCCCCCGCCGGGGCGGCATCCGTCCCCGACGCCGATCCTGCTCCTCGACGACACGCCTCCCTCGCCGTTCGTTCCGGAGATCCCGGACATTGCTGTCGCGGGGACACCGCCATCCTACAGCACCCCGCGCTCGTCTGGGCCTTCCAGTGTCCCAGGATCCTCTTCGACTGGCCGCGCGCATGATTCTG GAGCTTCTTGTCCAATATCTCTGGACAGTGATGATGAGTTGGATGACTTTGGGACCATTGAGCCATTGGCCAAGTTGATTTTACCCTGTGGAAATTCTTCTCTGCAAGATGAGGATGACGGCAACATGGAAGAGAATGCTCCACCGATCAAAGAAAGAAAG GGACGGAAGAGACTAAATAAAGAAGAGAAAGATAAAATGATTGAAGAGAAAAAACGACAGCGAGAG GAAAAAAGGTTGCAGAAAGAAGCTAATAAAATTCAACAAGCAGAGAAAAAGAAGTCGGCCAAAGAAAAAGCAGAATGGGGTTCAGGCAAACGTGCTTTAGAATTCATTGTCGCCAAGATCGACTCAAAGGTCATAGAAACTGGCTCAATCGGAG GTGCTCTCCTGACAATGTTTTCAGAAAAGAATCTTAACTTTCAAATGGAGAGTAATCCAATCAGGGGATCAATTTTGTGGAAGATGGTTTCTCAAAGTGATCAG GAGCCATCTTTGGAGCCATATATCCTATTTGTGCTCCAAGCTGAGGAATTCTGCGATCTTATAAGCAGCGGAAAGTTCTTCAATCATGTTCTTGAAGCTCGAAGTCACTATCCAACATTCACTATTTGCTATGTCACTCATAAATTGACGAAATACATATATGATAG AGAGCAAAGCCAGTATAACAATTCTGACAGTTCTAATAGATGGAAACGTCCACCTGTGGAACAG GTTTTGAGCAAATTAGTAACACACTACGATAGAGTTCACTCCAAGGATTGCACAAATGAAGTTCAGGTGGCAGAGCATGTTGTTGGCTTGACAACTAGTCTTGCAAAATGCAAATTCAG GAAACCATTGTCATGGTTATCCGTGAATGCTAATGGTGTGACAATCCCAAAGGGTTTTGTGGATAAAGGTCAGCTTAAGAAAAATGCTTG GTTTATGTCCTTACTAGCTATCCCCAAAGTCCAGCCAAGGTTCGCCCTTGCAATCTGGAAGAAGTACAGTACCATGAGGTCTCTTCTGAAAGTATATATGGATCCCAATAAAAGT AATCGCGAGAAGGAGCTTTTGCTTCAAGACCTGAAGTGCGAAGATTGCCTCGGCGAGGAAAGCAGAAAGGTGGGACCAGTGTGTTCTAGGAGGGTGTACAGAATGCTCATGGCAGAAAATGGGGAGATGGAAGCAGAAGAAGCTGTGAAATCTTAA
- the LOC109786018 gene encoding uncharacterized protein — MVGPSPSPSGSSRRLSELLEEQQEPFSLHLYLLEKGCSPTTLDPAGGCGVASLPCWPRSRGTSPAPRRVTVSKRTPASGLLSKFLHGTAAPASTKRKKKLRSAAIGPCSVEGEKTASKRKNAVEARRAEAKDDEGESYDDDDDDSSKQLSPVSVLERRPFEKPPRAYAEKAIVVLRELLDAARKPALLQRKVAIESSKSGDVLMETSTTTTTTPAPPPAPAPARTDRATSVAHLNQMFEAKEHDLVPLDMPGERGDAGLGRWDVGAELAVAVLEELTEEVVVELMGMVHHEDANTIDVKQCWLLPNC; from the exons ATGGTCggcccctcaccgtcgccgtcCGGCAGCAGCCGCCGTCTGTCGGAGCTCCTGGAGGAACAGCAAGAGCCCTTCTCCCTTCACCTCTACCTCCTCGAGAAGGGCTGCTCCCCCACCACCCTGGACCCGGCCGGAGGCTGCGGCGTTGCGTCCTTACCTTGCTGGCCGAGGAGCAGAGGCACCTCCCCGGCGCCGAGGCGGGTGACGGTCAGCAAGAGAACGCCCGCCAGCGGCCTCCTCTCCAAGTTCCTCCACGGCACGGCGGCGCCTGCATCCACGAAAAGAAAGAAGAAACTGCGGTCGGCCGCCATTGGCCCGTGCTCCGTCGAAGGCGAGAAGACGGCGAGCAAAAGAAAGAACGCCGTCGAGGCACGCAGGGCTGAAGCAAAGGACGACGAGGGAGAAAGctacgacgacgacgacgacgactcgTCAAAGCAGCTGAGCCCTGTGTCCGTCTTGGAGCGCCGGCCATTCGAGAAGCCGCCGCGGGCGTACGCCGAGA AGGCCATCGTCGTCTTGAGGGAGCTCCTGGACGCGGCACGCAAGCCCGCGTTGCTCCAGCGGAAAGTTGCCATAGAAAGCAGCAAGTCCGGCGATGTCCTCATGGAGACTTcaacaacgacgacgacgacgccggCGCCGCCCCCCGCACCGGCGCCCGCGAGGACCGACCGTGCTACCAGCGTAGCACATTTGAACCAGATGTTTGAGGCCAAGGAGCACGACCTCGTACCGTTGGACATGCCCGGCGAGAGGGGGGATGCTGGGCTGGGGCGGTGGGACGTCGGTGCCGAGCTAGCGGTTGCTGTGCTCGAAGAGCTgacggaggaggtggtggtggagctgATGGGGATGGTCCACCATGAAGATGCCAATACCATCGACGTGAAGCAGTGTTGGTTGCTACCGAACTGCTGA